In one window of Miscanthus floridulus cultivar M001 chromosome 12, ASM1932011v1, whole genome shotgun sequence DNA:
- the LOC136496476 gene encoding uncharacterized protein: MMSRFAHLGKSRKLAQALLVSSKPNTATGQNITSSFAFGLGYSSRAFLHGRVHNGPSTSYMLGRANDGLHWSTGVRKFSILSSCSQNAFQSQLAWKRLVAMGSRAPKTSPFLSRVACAIVLAVSRSNIAPYLVAFIAGEVMLAQKTSADGEYYPIRERAQDGRIYVTSLIYSAVELVIIIFRSIYLALLFTPSILMAPFAETLGSKYRKTWLRLVHHTLELAGPAFIKWGQWAATRPDLFPSDLCTELSKLHTKAPAHSFKYTKKTVEKAFGRKLSDIFENFEENPVASGSVAQVHRAVLRFRYPNQQTKRVTVAVKVRHPGVGDSIRRDFNIINAVAKISRYIPTLNWLRLDESVQQFAVFMMSQVDLAREAAHLSRFIYNFRRWKDVSFPRPLYPLVHPAVLVETYEHGESVSHYVDDLEGHDRIKSALAHIGTHALLKMLLVDNFVHADMHPGNILVRVVQPKNSNSTLIKSRPHVVFLDVGMTAELSSNDRVNLLEFFKAVARRDGRTAAESTLKLSKQQNCPNPRAFIEEVERSFSFWGTAEGDTVHPAECMHQLLEQVRRHKVNIDGNVCTVMVTTLVLEGWQRKLDPDYNVMKTLQTLLFKEDWAKSLQYTIQGLMAP, from the exons ATGATGTCAAG GTTTGCCCACTTAGGGAAGAGCAGAAAACTTGCTCAAGCCCTTTTGGTCTCCTCAAAACCCAACACTGCTACTGGCCAAAACATTACCTCAAGCTTTGCCTTTGGTTTGGGTTATTCCAGCAGGGCCTTTTTGCATGGGAGGGTTCATAATGGTCCAAGCACCTCCTACATGTTGGGAAGAGCAAATGATGGCTTACACTGGAGCACTGGTGTGAGGAAGTTCTCAATTCTTTCGTCTTGTAGCCAGAATGCATTTCAGAGTCAACTTGCTTGGAAGCGACTTGTGGCAATGGGTTCTCGTGCACCAAAAACATCTCCATTTTTGAGTAGGGTTGCTTGTGCCATTGTCTTGGCTGTGAGTAGGTCTAATATAGCTCCTTACCTCGTTGCTTTCATTGCGGGAGAGGTAATGCTAGCTCAGAAGACATCTGCAGATGGTGAATACTACCCTATACGTGAGCGAGCTCAGGATGGCCGTATTTACGTTACCTCTCTAATATATTCGGCAGTAGAGCTGGTTATTATAATCTTCAGATCAATATATTTGGCATTGCTGTTCACTCCGAGTATACTGATGGCCCCATTTGCAGAGACTCTTGGCAGTAAGTATAGGAAAACATGGCTTCGGCTTGTCCATCATACTTTGGAGCTTGCCGGTCCTGCGTTTATCAAATGGGGGCAATGGGCTGCAACACGCCCTGATCTGTTTCCAAGTGACCTTTGTACTGAATTGTCAAAGCTGCACACAAAAGCACCAGCTCACAGCTTTAAGTATACCAAGAAAACTGTTGAGAAAGCTTTTGGTCGAAAGCTATCAGACATTTTTGAGAATTTTGAAGAGAACCCTGTTGCATCTGGAAGTGTTGCTCAAGTGCATCGGGCTGTTTTACGATTCCGGTATCCCAATCAGCAGACAAAACGTGTAACAGTTGCAGTAAAAGTAAGACATCCTGGTGTAGGAGACTCGATAAGAAGGGATTTCAATATCATCAATGCAGTAGCAAAAATTTCTAGATATATCCCCACGCTGAATTGGTTGCGCTTGGATGAGAGTGTACAACAGTTTGCTGTCTTCATGATGTCTCAAGTTGACCTTGCAAGGGAAGCTGCTCACCTGAGCCGGTTTATCTACAACTTCCGAAGGTGGAAGGATGTATCTTTCCCAAGACCTCTTTATCCACTTGTTCATCCTGCTGTTTTGGTCGAGACTTACGAGCATGGGGAGAGTGTATCACACTATGTTGATGACCTTGAGGGACATGATCGAATTAAAAGTGCTCTGGCCCATATTGGCACTCATGCTCTCTTGAAAATGCTACTG GTTGATAATTTCGTCCATGCAGATATGCACCCAGGAAATATTTTAGTCCGTGTTGTACAACCAAAGAACTCAAATAGCACCCTTATAAAGTCAAGGCCACATGTAGTCTTCCTGGATGTAGGAATGACTGCTGAACTTTCAAGCAATGACCGTGTGAATTTACTCGAGTTCTTCAAGGCTGTTGCTCGCCGAGATGGTCGTACAGCTGCAGAAAGTACTCTAAAGTTGTCAAAACAACAGAATTGCCCAAATCCAAGAGCTTTTATTGAG GAAGTTGAACGATCATTCTCTTTTTGGGGCACTGCTGAAGGTGATACTGTCCACCCAGCTGAGTGTATGCACCAGCTGCTTGAGCAAGTTCGACGTCACAAAGTGAATATCGATGGCAATGTTTGTACTGTCATGGTGACTACATTAGTTCTTGAG GGCTGGCAACGCAAGTTGGATCCAGATTATAATGTTATGAAGACACTACAAACTTTACTTTTCAAGGAAGACTGGGCAAAGTCTCTTCAATACACGATCCAAGGGCTCATGGCGCCTTAG
- the LOC136496666 gene encoding probable inactive UDP-arabinopyranose mutase 2 isoform X2 translates to MRPPSLLSLTLDSALLRIAHIADLSHLPDHLVIDLFRRTLNAGKLTEKVLKLFLATGCEEIILAVQLLNIKQPLVPVLPTSIIQDSEVDIVIAALQPNLTTFFEAWLPFFSRFHIIVVKDPDMTEDLQIPTGFDLKVYTKSDINGVLGASSINFSGHSCRYFGYLVSRKKYVISIDDNCLPAKDTAGSTVDVVAQHMANLKTPATPFFFNTLYDPYRKGADFVRGYPFSLREGVECMLSCGLWMHNADYDPMTHVVKRNQRNTTYVDAVMTVPLGAMLPVSGINVAFNRDVLGPAMFPGLRLRNEGKHRWDTLEDIWNGLCAKVVCDSLGYGVKTGLPYVMRSDAEAGKALESLKDWEGVKIMDDVLPFFQSLKLSRTAVTVDDCVKELAGIVREKLGPKNAIFTKAADAMVEWNNLWKAHGAQNA, encoded by the exons ATGCGACCGCCCTCGCTGCTCTCCCTCACCCTCGACTCCGCGCTCCTCCGCATCGCCCACATCGCCGACCTCTCCCACCTCCCCGACCACCTCGTCATCGACCTCTTCCGT AGAACCCTCAATGCTGGTAAGCTGACAGAGAAAGTTCTCAAGTTGTTTCTAGCAACCGGCTGTGAGGAGATCATCTTGGCTGTTCAGTTGCTCAACATTAAGCAGCCACTCGTACCAGTCCTTCCCACAAGTAT AATTCAAGATAGTGAGGTTGACATTGTGATTGCGGCACTCCAGCCCAACCTGACCACTTTCTTTGAGGCATGGCTGCCATTTTTCTCTCGTTTCCACATCATTGTTGTCAAAGATCCAGACATGACAGAGGATCTTCAAATCCCTACAGGTTTTGATCTCAAGGTTTACACCAAGTCAGATATTAATGGGGTGCTTGGTGCCTCATCCATAAACTTCTCTGGTCACTCATGCCGTTACTTTGGGTATCTTGTCTCACGCAAGAAGTATGTGATTTCAATTGATGACAATTGCCTCCCAGCGAAGGACACTGCTGGGTCGACTGTTGATGTTGTTGCACAGCACATGGCCAATCTGAAAACACCTGCTACACCTTTCTTTTTCAACACACTCTATGATCCATACAGGAAAGGTGCTGACTTTGTCCGTGGTTACCCATTCAGCCTGCGTGAGGGGGTTGAGTGCATGCTCTCATGTGGTTTGTGGATGCATAATGCTGACTACGACCCAATGACTCATGTTGTGAAGAGAAATCAACGAAACACAACCTATGTGGATGCTGTGATGACAGTTCCGCTTGGTGCGATGCTGCCTGTGAGTGGGATAAATGTTGCATTCAACCGCGATGTGCTGGGGCCTGCTATGTTCCCAGGCCTGCGTCTCCGAAATGAAGGGAAGCACAGATGGGATACCCTTGAAGACATATGGAATGGCTTATGTGCTAAAGTAGTTTGCGACAGCTTGGGGTATGGTGTGAAGACTGGACTGCCTTATGTGATGAGAAGTGATGCAGAAGCAGGTAAAGCTCTGGAGAGCTTGAAAGATTGGGAAGGCGTAAAAATCATGGATGATGTTCTTCCATTCTTCCAGTCGCTCAAGCTATCGAGGACTGCAGTTACTGTTGACGATTGTGTTAAGGAGCTAGCTGGAATTGTCCGTGAGAAGCTAGGACCCAAGAATGCAATCTTCACCAAAGCAGCCGATGCCATGGTGGAATGGAACAACCTCTGGAAAGCACATGGAGCTCAGAATGCATAG
- the LOC136496666 gene encoding probable inactive UDP-arabinopyranose mutase 2 isoform X1, with product MPLEIQDSEVDIVIAALQPNLTTFFEAWLPFFSRFHIIVVKDPDMTEDLQIPTGFDLKVYTKSDINGVLGASSINFSGHSCRYFGYLVSRKKYVISIDDNCLPAKDTAGSTVDVVAQHMANLKTPATPFFFNTLYDPYRKGADFVRGYPFSLREGVECMLSCGLWMHNADYDPMTHVVKRNQRNTTYVDAVMTVPLGAMLPVSGINVAFNRDVLGPAMFPGLRLRNEGKHRWDTLEDIWNGLCAKVVCDSLGYGVKTGLPYVMRSDAEAGKALESLKDWEGVKIMDDVLPFFQSLKLSRTAVTVDDCVKELAGIVREKLGPKNAIFTKAADAMVEWNNLWKAHGAQNA from the coding sequence ATGCCTTTGGAAATTCAAGATAGTGAGGTTGACATTGTGATTGCGGCACTCCAGCCCAACCTGACCACTTTCTTTGAGGCATGGCTGCCATTTTTCTCTCGTTTCCACATCATTGTTGTCAAAGATCCAGACATGACAGAGGATCTTCAAATCCCTACAGGTTTTGATCTCAAGGTTTACACCAAGTCAGATATTAATGGGGTGCTTGGTGCCTCATCCATAAACTTCTCTGGTCACTCATGCCGTTACTTTGGGTATCTTGTCTCACGCAAGAAGTATGTGATTTCAATTGATGACAATTGCCTCCCAGCGAAGGACACTGCTGGGTCGACTGTTGATGTTGTTGCACAGCACATGGCCAATCTGAAAACACCTGCTACACCTTTCTTTTTCAACACACTCTATGATCCATACAGGAAAGGTGCTGACTTTGTCCGTGGTTACCCATTCAGCCTGCGTGAGGGGGTTGAGTGCATGCTCTCATGTGGTTTGTGGATGCATAATGCTGACTACGACCCAATGACTCATGTTGTGAAGAGAAATCAACGAAACACAACCTATGTGGATGCTGTGATGACAGTTCCGCTTGGTGCGATGCTGCCTGTGAGTGGGATAAATGTTGCATTCAACCGCGATGTGCTGGGGCCTGCTATGTTCCCAGGCCTGCGTCTCCGAAATGAAGGGAAGCACAGATGGGATACCCTTGAAGACATATGGAATGGCTTATGTGCTAAAGTAGTTTGCGACAGCTTGGGGTATGGTGTGAAGACTGGACTGCCTTATGTGATGAGAAGTGATGCAGAAGCAGGTAAAGCTCTGGAGAGCTTGAAAGATTGGGAAGGCGTAAAAATCATGGATGATGTTCTTCCATTCTTCCAGTCGCTCAAGCTATCGAGGACTGCAGTTACTGTTGACGATTGTGTTAAGGAGCTAGCTGGAATTGTCCGTGAGAAGCTAGGACCCAAGAATGCAATCTTCACCAAAGCAGCCGATGCCATGGTGGAATGGAACAACCTCTGGAAAGCACATGGAGCTCAGAATGCATAG